In Crinalium epipsammum PCC 9333, the following are encoded in one genomic region:
- the gyrA gene encoding DNA gyrase subunit A, with protein sequence MTTSQERIVPTDLRNEMSRSYLEYAMSVIVGRALPDARDGLKPVHRRILYAMHELGLSPDRPFRKCARVVGEVLGKYHPHGDTAVYDALVRMAQDFSMRSPLINGHGNFGSVDNDPAAAMRYTECRLQALTADAMLRDIEAETVDFGDNFDGSQQEPLVLPARIPQLLLNGSSGIAVGMATNIPPHNLGELIDALVTLIHNPEITDVELMQYVPGPDFPTGAQILGTAAIKEAYTTGRGSITMRGVATIETVENRGRPDREAIIITELPYQTNKAALIEKIAEMVNEKRLEGIADIRDESDRDGMRIVIELKRDCYPRVVLNNLYKQTPLQANFGCNMLAIVNGEPQLLTLKKFLEVFLDFRIEAITRRTQYELRKAEDRDHLLQGLLIALLNLDVLIELIRRAADTATARQEMMETYALSEQQADAILQMQLRRLTALEAEKIRMEHDELQAQIADLKDILARRSRILEIIETEVKDIRATHATPRRTVIEHGLGGLDDTDLIANEKALILLTEQGYIKRMPVNTFEAQSRATRGKAGAKMKEDDGVEHFLTCCDHDSILFFSDRGVVYCLRAYQIPGASRTSRGVPIVQLLPIPRNEKITSIVPVSEFTSEEYLVMLTQGGFIKKTALSAFGNIRANGLIAISLEEGDQLRWVRRARAEESIIIASRQGMAIHFRTSHEQLRPLGRATRGVRAMNLRKGDELISMDIIPSAVLASPEFEEVASETEETEDLSVIEIADETEDLSVVEIADETEDLELQEGLEVQEDSAVKSTGLWVLVVTMGGYGKRVPVSQFRLQNRAGKGLIATKFKTRKGKDQLISLRVVNAEDELMMITSRGIIIRQSVSAIPSQSREATGVRVQRLDEDDAIAAVALVPPSNGEEEEAE encoded by the coding sequence ATGACCACTTCCCAAGAGCGGATTGTCCCCACAGATCTGCGTAACGAAATGTCTCGCTCTTATCTGGAATACGCAATGAGCGTGATTGTAGGTCGGGCGCTGCCAGATGCTAGGGATGGTCTAAAACCTGTCCATCGTCGTATCCTGTATGCGATGCACGAATTGGGGCTGAGTCCAGATCGTCCGTTTAGGAAGTGCGCTCGTGTGGTGGGGGAAGTACTGGGTAAATACCACCCGCACGGGGATACCGCCGTATACGATGCCTTAGTACGGATGGCGCAGGATTTCTCCATGCGATCGCCTTTAATCAATGGACATGGTAATTTTGGCTCAGTAGATAACGATCCAGCAGCAGCAATGCGATACACAGAATGTCGCTTGCAAGCATTGACAGCCGATGCGATGCTGCGGGATATTGAGGCAGAAACCGTTGATTTCGGCGATAACTTTGATGGTTCGCAACAAGAACCGCTAGTATTACCTGCAAGGATTCCTCAGTTATTACTCAATGGCTCATCAGGTATTGCAGTGGGGATGGCGACTAATATTCCCCCGCATAATTTGGGAGAATTGATCGATGCCTTAGTAACGCTGATCCACAATCCAGAGATTACTGATGTAGAACTAATGCAGTATGTCCCTGGTCCAGATTTCCCCACTGGGGCGCAAATTTTGGGAACTGCTGCAATTAAGGAAGCATACACTACAGGTCGTGGTTCAATCACGATGCGGGGTGTCGCGACAATTGAAACAGTAGAAAATCGTGGTCGTCCCGACCGCGAAGCAATTATTATTACAGAGTTACCATACCAAACCAATAAAGCCGCTTTGATCGAGAAGATCGCCGAAATGGTGAACGAGAAGCGGTTGGAAGGAATTGCCGATATTCGGGATGAAAGCGATCGCGATGGGATGAGAATCGTGATAGAACTTAAACGCGATTGTTATCCCCGTGTAGTTTTAAATAACCTTTACAAACAAACACCCTTACAAGCTAACTTTGGGTGTAATATGTTGGCGATCGTCAACGGCGAACCCCAGCTTCTTACCCTTAAAAAGTTCCTCGAAGTTTTCTTAGATTTCCGCATTGAAGCAATTACTCGACGGACGCAATATGAACTGCGTAAAGCCGAAGACCGCGATCATTTGCTGCAAGGGCTATTAATTGCGCTGTTAAACCTGGATGTATTAATTGAGTTGATCCGCAGGGCGGCAGATACAGCCACAGCGCGTCAAGAAATGATGGAAACTTATGCGCTTTCGGAACAACAAGCAGATGCAATTTTGCAGATGCAACTGCGACGCTTGACAGCATTGGAAGCTGAAAAGATTCGGATGGAACACGACGAATTACAAGCGCAAATTGCAGACTTAAAGGACATCTTAGCTAGAAGAAGCCGCATCCTGGAGATTATTGAAACAGAAGTTAAGGACATTAGAGCAACTCACGCCACCCCACGCCGGACGGTAATTGAACACGGGCTTGGTGGGCTTGATGATACCGACTTAATTGCCAATGAAAAAGCTTTAATTCTACTAACAGAACAAGGCTATATCAAACGGATGCCAGTTAATACCTTTGAAGCACAAAGTCGTGCTACCAGAGGGAAAGCTGGAGCTAAGATGAAAGAAGATGATGGGGTAGAGCATTTCCTCACCTGTTGCGATCACGATAGTATTTTATTCTTTAGCGATCGCGGTGTGGTTTACTGCCTGAGAGCTTACCAAATTCCAGGTGCTTCTCGTACCAGTCGTGGTGTACCGATTGTACAACTGTTACCAATTCCCCGAAATGAGAAAATTACCTCAATAGTGCCAGTATCAGAATTTACCAGCGAAGAATATCTGGTAATGCTGACTCAAGGCGGTTTCATTAAGAAGACAGCACTATCTGCTTTTGGTAATATTCGGGCAAATGGGTTAATAGCTATTTCCCTAGAAGAAGGTGATCAACTTCGATGGGTAAGACGCGCTAGAGCAGAAGAAAGCATTATCATTGCTTCACGCCAAGGGATGGCAATTCATTTTAGAACTAGCCATGAGCAATTGCGTCCTCTCGGTCGTGCTACACGAGGAGTTAGGGCGATGAATTTGCGTAAAGGCGACGAACTGATCAGCATGGATATTATTCCTAGTGCTGTTTTGGCGAGTCCTGAGTTTGAAGAAGTAGCTTCTGAAACAGAAGAAACTGAAGATTTATCTGTAATAGAAATTGCAGATGAAACTGAAGATTTATCTGTAGTAGAAATTGCAGATGAAACTGAGGACTTAGAACTTCAAGAAGGCTTAGAAGTACAAGAAGATTCAGCAGTTAAAAGTACTGGTCTTTGGGTGTTAGTGGTTACTATGGGGGGCTATGGTAAGCGAGTACCTGTGTCTCAATTCCGCTTGCAAAATCGCGCTGGTAAAGGTTTAATTGCTACCAAGTTTAAGACTCGCAAAGGTAAAGACCAACTAATTTCACTGCGGGTAGTGAATGCAGAAGATGAGTTAATGATGATTACTAGCCGAGGAATTATCATTCGTCAGAGTGTGAGTGCTATTCCGTCCCAGTCGCGGGAAGCAACTGGGGTAAGGGTGCAGCGTTTAGATGAGGATGATGCGATCGCGGCTGTGGCTTTAGTTCCTCCTTCTAATGGTGAGGAGGAAGAAGCAGAGTAA
- a CDS encoding RNA recognition motif domain-containing protein: protein MSVYVGNLSFDVTQDDLSQAFAEYGTVKSVQLPTDRETGRMRGFGFVEMSSDAEETAAIDALDGAEWMGRDLKVNKAKPREDRRPSGGGGGGWDNNRRSSSRY from the coding sequence ATGTCTGTATATGTAGGCAATTTGTCCTTTGATGTTACCCAAGATGATTTATCCCAGGCATTTGCCGAATATGGCACTGTAAAAAGTGTACAGCTACCTACTGACCGCGAAACTGGTCGGATGCGCGGCTTTGGTTTTGTGGAAATGTCAAGTGATGCTGAAGAAACGGCTGCTATTGATGCCCTTGATGGTGCAGAGTGGATGGGTCGTGATTTGAAAGTTAATAAAGCTAAACCTCGCGAAGACAGAAGACCTTCTGGTGGTGGTGGTGGTGGTTGGGACAATAATAGAAGATCTTCAA